A genomic segment from Nitrosopumilus sp. K4 encodes:
- a CDS encoding C2H2-type zinc finger protein, with translation MGLFRKHLCDICKKKFSKAEELMNHQQIIHGKDSQYDCKKCNKFFSNMEDMRTHLQKEHSYKKDR, from the coding sequence ATGGGATTATTTAGAAAACACCTGTGTGACATATGCAAAAAAAAATTTTCAAAAGCAGAAGAATTAATGAATCATCAACAAATAATTCATGGTAAGGATTCACAGTATGATTGCAAGAAATGCAATAAATTTTTTTCAAACATGGAAGACATGAGAACACATTTGCAAAAAGAGCACAGTTACAAAAAAGACAGATAG